Proteins found in one Primulina eburnea isolate SZY01 chromosome 16, ASM2296580v1, whole genome shotgun sequence genomic segment:
- the LOC140816682 gene encoding violaxanthin de-epoxidase, chloroplastic has product MAFPLYSGELSNGRTIIFRAKLPLAKRMCSNKWNPRHLELSKAPQFCEGLGLKCSNLFSRGMDRISSTCPSNAIIAEGIKKVNYVREVTLVAWKEWSYIGCAAVLLSLTLLIIPAADAVDALKTCACLLKECRLELAKCIANPSCAANVACLQTCNNRPDETECQIKCGDLFENSVVDEFNDCAVSRKKCVPRKSDVGEFPAPDPAVLVQNFKIDDFNGKWYITSGLNPTFDTFDCQLHEFHTESNKLVGNLSWRIKTPDTGFFTRSAVQKFVQDPKYPGILYNHDNEFLHYQDDWYILSSKVLNEPDDYIFVYYRGRNDAWDGYGGAVLYTRSPVLPESIVPQVEKAAQSVGRDFSKFIKTDNTCGPEPPLVERIEKTVEEGEEIIVKEVEEIESEVEKVAKTEISLFQRLADGFKELWKDKDYFLRELSKEEMEVLRELKMEAAEVEKLFGRALPIRKLR; this is encoded by the exons ATGGCTTTTCCTCTGTACTCGGGAGAGCTTTCGAATGGCCGAACCATTATCTTTCGTGCTAAATTGCCACTGGCTAAAAGAATGTGTTCCAATAAATGGAACCCCCGACACTTGGAATTGTCGAAAGCTCCTCAATTTTGTGAAGGGTTGGGGTTGAAATGCTCGAATCTGTTCTCTCGAGGAATGGATAGGATTTCTTCAACCTGTCCGAGTAATGCAATAATAGCTGAG GGCATAAAGAAAGTAAACTATGTAAGGGAGGTGACCCTCGTTGCATGGAAGGAATGGAGCTATATCGGGTGTGCAGCAGTCTTACTTTCATTGACATTGTTGATCATCCCTGCAGCTGATGCTGTGGATGCTCTCAAAACTTGTGCTTGCTTGTTGAAGGAATGCAG GTTAGAGCTTGCCAAATGCATAGCAAACCCATCATGTGCCGCTAACGTTGCTTGTCTTCAAACATGCAATAATAGACCTGATGAAACTGAATGCCAG ATCAAGTGTGGAGATTTGTTTGAAAATAGTGTCGTAGATGAATTCAATGATTGTGCGGTCTCACGAAAGAAATGCGTGCCTCGTAAATCTGATGTGGGTGAATTTCCGGCTCCTGACCCTGCCGTTCTTGTGCAAAACTTCAAAATCGATGACTTCAATGGAAAGTGGTATATAACTAGTGGTTTAAATCCTACATTTGACACCTTTGATTGCCAATTGCACGAGTTCCATACCGAGTCCAACAAACTTGTGGGGAACTTGTCGTGGCGGATAAAGACTCCAGATACTGGTTTCTTCACTCGATCAGCAGTCCAGAAATTTGTGCAAGACCCGAAATATCCTGGGATATTGTACAATCATGACAACGAGTTTCTTCACTACCAAGATGATTG GTATATTCTCTCATCCAAGGTGCTTAATGAACCAGATGACTACATATTTGTGTACTATCGAGGAAGAAATGATGCCTGGGATGGATACGGAGGCGCTGTGCTATACACACGAAGTCCTGTTCTGCCTGAAAGCATTGTACCTCAAGTGGAAAAGGCGGCTCAAAGTGTCGGCCGTGATTTCAGCAAGTTCATCAAGACGGATAACACCTGTGGGCCGGAACCTCCCCTTGTCGAAAGAATAGAGAAGACGGTGGAGGAAGGCGAGGAGATAATCGTTAAAGAAGTTGAAGAGATTGAATCTGAGGTGGAGAAAGTGGCTAAAACTGAAATAAGCTTGTTCCAGAGACTGGCAGATGGATTTAAAGAGCTTTGGAAAGATAAAGACTATTTTTTGAGGGAGCTGAGCAAAGAAGAGATGGAGGTTTTGCGCGAGCTTAAAATGGAAGCTGCTGAGGTTGAGAAACTCTTTGGGAGAGCTTTACCAATAAGAAAATTAAGGTGA
- the LOC140817505 gene encoding U-box domain-containing protein 9-like, which produces MAEKGGGAKGATELKKELQRLVEAIVEEDESDDYYCLEVTDHAIRTLFVLRNSKSNQPQESEKLKGLYGLSEDSEGVPVEFRCPISGLLFKEPVVLASGQTYDQPFIQKGLKDGHQTCPRTNQLLPHTVLIPNLSIKNMVVKWCKLHNCEVPCRIIDNDQENTAKNSDHLIELLEKLSSSSLSDAKSAGKELRMLTNRFPSFKALFADVSYAIPQLFNPILLKEIYSDDDLQEDFVATILNISIHDNDVMNMVSEIPSAVSLVMESLKVNRTEIKSHAAVVLSLLSALDSKKHELGKLGVVKLLIDLLEEGHPLVSKDAALALKNLCTVVENREKAISEGAIAVLMCKITGSILTDEMLKILAKLSSHHKAIEQIEEHGGIVHFFNILMDNTDEHNKETCVAILYTMCYNDRRKLREIRGVENACEILTQVAQTGTSRAKRKASGILERMHNFAFVSHTT; this is translated from the exons ATGGCCGAAAAAGGAGGAGGAGCAAAGGGTGCTACAGAGCTCAAGAAAGAGTTGCAAAGATTGGTGGAAGCCATTGTAGAAGAAGATGAGAGTGATGATTATTACTGTTTGGAGGTTACTGATCATGCAATAAGAACTTTGTTTGTACTTAGAAACTCAAAGTCAAATCAGCCCCAAGAATCTGAGAAATTGAAGGGTCTCTATGGCTTGAGCGAGGATTCTGAAGGGGTACCTGTTGAATTCAGGTGCCCGATTTCTGGGCTTCTCTTCAAAGAACCTGTTGTTTTAGCCTCTGGTCAG ACATATGATCAGCCATTTATCCAGAAAGGGCTGAAAGATGGCCATCAGACGTGCCCTCGGACAAATCAATTACTGCCCCATACTGTTCTTATACCGAATCTCTCAATCAAGAATATGGTGGTGAAATGGTGCAAGTTGCATAACTGTGAGGTGCCATGCAGGATAATTGATAACGATCAAGAAAATACAGCCAAAAACTCGGATCATCTGATTGAACTTCTCGAAAAGTTATCATCCTCTTCTCTTTCTGATGCCAAAAGTGCAGGAAAAGAACTCCGAATGCTCACAAATAGATTTCCATCTTTCAAAGCTCTTTTTGCAGATGTTTCATACGCCATTCCTCAGTTATTCAATCCAATTTTACTCAAGGAGATATACTCTGATGATGATCTTCAAGAAGATTTTGTTGCAACGATTTTGAATATATCCATTCATGACAATGACGTCATGAATATGGTATCTGAAATTCCATCAGCGGTGTCACTCGTAATGGAGTCTTTAAAAGTCAATAGGACTGAAATTAAAAGCCATGCTGCTGTGGTACTTTCTTTATTATCAGCCCTTGACTCAAAGAAACACGAATTAGGAAAATTGGGCGTTGTTAAGCTCTTAATTGATCTTCTTGAAGAAGGGCATCCGCTGGTTTCAAAGGATGCAGCCTTAGCTCTGAAAAATCTTTGCACTGTGGTTGAGAATCGGGAGAAAGCTATTTCTGAAGGAGCTATTGCTGTTTTGATGTGCAAGATTACAGGTTCTATACTTACAGATGAAATGTTGAAGATTCTTGCTAAACTTTCTAGTCATCACAAGGCTATCGAACAGATAGAAGAGCACGGTGGGATAGTCCACTTTTTCAATATACTTATGGACAACACTGATGAACATAACAAGGAAACTTGTGTCGCGATTCTTTACACAATGTGTTATAATGATAGAAGAAAGTTAAGGGAGATTAGGGGGGTCGAGAATGCATGTGAAATTCTCACTCAGGTAGCACAAACAGGAACTTCAAGGGCAAAGAGGAAAGCAAGTGGGATTCTTGAAAGGATGCATAATTTTGCATTTGTGTCTCATACTACCTAG